A single window of Pogoniulus pusillus isolate bPogPus1 chromosome 11, bPogPus1.pri, whole genome shotgun sequence DNA harbors:
- the LOC135179513 gene encoding inositol 1,4,5-trisphosphate receptor-interacting protein-like 1 — protein sequence MSAAILLLLAVLASQCGLNHHEQVDVSASARMKQHEEYMEQQMTRLLQEIENIGSPRKVTLLSVLASWQFRVVATLAAMVGAWWNWKRNLDPEDCSDLDSSSSTENEEEERATNSAHRSTESLLVTPSPMEDVQDTQRMLEALFDDLLGVCRVLCRKTFMPQMEPAKARSGTSESWDVQENSITYFLDVSLRPPHGHTFSLEPDTTGQMPGRSAKVRVGLECMCSREQLLGDTVCFLHHSSNSLPRHQGSYLLCNLCTRSCLDLEKVSCWVQHLVSSAWLLLPQSYHWQLKVLPSSTSCVFKLTGISKMDICTELSFAVQLDSTGASLVLQ from the coding sequence ATGTCTGCAGCAATCCTTCTACTTCTGGCCGTTCTGGCCAGCCAGTGTGGGTTGAATCACCACGAGCAGGTAGATGTGTCTGCATCTGCGCGCATGAAGCAGCATGAGGAGTATATGGAGCAGCAGATGACTCGACTGCTGCAGGAGATTGAGAACATCGGCAGCCCGAGGAAAGTTACACTCCTTTCCGTCTTGGCGTCCTGGCAGTTTCGAGTGGTTGCAACACTAGCCGCCATGGTGGGCGCTTGGTGGAATTGGAAGCGGAATCTTGACCCTGAGGACTGCAGTGACTtggacagctccagcagcacagagaacgaggaggaggagagagccaCCAACAGTGCACACCGTAGTACTGAATCTCTGCTGGTCACCCCATCGCCAATGGAAGATGTGCAGGACACGCAGAGGATGCTGGAGGCACTGTTTGATGACCTCCTTGGTGTTTGCCGAGTGCTTTGCAGGAAGACTTTCATGCCGCAGATGGAGCCAGCCAAAGCTAGGTCTGGCACCTCTGAATCTTGGGATGTCCAGGAGAACAGCATCACCTATTTCCTGGACGTGTCTCTGCGGCCACCCCACGGGCACACTTTCAGCCTGGAGCCAGACACCACAGGGCAGATGCCAGGGAGGTCTGCGAAGGTCCGTGTGGGGCTGGAGTGCATGTGCTcaagggagcagctgctgggggacaCAGTGTGCTTTCTCCACCACTCCAGCAACAGCCTGCCGAGGCACCAGGGCTCGTACCTCCTGTGCAACCTCTGCACACGCAGCTGCTTGGACCTGGAGAAAGTGTCCTGCTGGGTGCAACACCTCgtgagctcagcctggctgcttttGCCTCAGTCCTACCACTGGCAGCTAAAGGTTTTGCCCTCCTCCACATCCTGCGTGTTCAAGCTGACAGGCATCTCCAAGATGGACATCTGCACTGAGCTCTCCTTTGCAGTGCAGCTGGACAGCACGGGTGCCTCCCTGGTCCTTCAATAG